In Rhabdothermincola sediminis, the sequence TCCGAACCAGGCGATCTACGGGTGGAACGGCGCCGACCCGGGGTTGCTGGACGCCTTCGCCGACCGCCACCCCGGCACCGAGGTCGTCCGCCTGACCGACAACTACCGCTCGACCCCGCAGATCCTCGCGGTCGCCAACGCCCTTCTTCCCTCCAAAGGGCAGGCGGGCGCGCTGCGCGCCCACCGGCCCGACGGACCCGTGCCGCTGGTCCGCTCGTTCCCCCACGAGCGAGCCGAGGCCGCGGGGATCGCCCGGGCGGTGCGCGACCACCACCACCCGGGAGCCCGGTGGGCGTCGCAAGCGGTGCTGGTGCGCACCAACGCACAGATCGCCCTGCTCGAGGAGGCCTTTCGCGCCGCCCGGGTCCCCTTCCGGGTCCGTGGCAACGGTGCCCTGCTCGACCAGCCCGACGTGAAGGCCCGGTTGCGTGAGCTGCACCAGACAGCGCGCGAGCTGGCCACCGCGATCGCCGACCTCGAGGTCGCCGCTGCCGAGCTGCGGGCCGCGGACGACGACGCCAGCGCCGAGCGGGCTGGCAACGTCGAGGCCCTGGTGCAGCTCGCCCGCGACTACGCCGCACTCGACCCCGCCGGTTCGGTCGAGGGTTTCCTGGCGTGGCTCCGGACCACCACCAGAGCCGACCAGCCGGATGTGGTCGGTGACGCGGTCGAGATCGCCACTTTCCACGCCGCGAAGGGCCTCGAGTGGCCGATCGTACACATCGCCGGGCTCGAGCAGGGGCTCGTGCCGATCGCCCACGCCCGCACCCCGGCCGCGCTCGCCGAGGAGCGCCGCCTGCTCTACGTCGCCGTCACCCGGGCGGAGCAGCAGCTTCTGTGCAGCTGGGCGGAGCATCGCACCTACGGCGAGCGCACCGTGCCCCGCGAGGCCTCGCCCTACCTCGAGGCGATCACCGCAACGTGCGAGCGTCTCCGCCACGGCCCCCGGCGGACCCGCCCGACCACTCGCTCCCCCGCCCCCGCCGCACGCGACCGATCCGGGCCCCGGTCACGGACGACCCCGAGCCGAGCCGATCTGGACGGGCCGGGGGCCGAGCTGCTCGATGTTTTGAAGGCCTGGCGGGCAGCGCAGGCGAAAGCTGCCGCGGTGCCCGCCTACGTCATCTTCCACGACCGCACGCTGGAAGCGCTCGCGGCCACCCGCCCCCGCACCCACGCCGAACTGCTCGCGTTGCCGGGCATCGGGCCGGTCAAGGTGAGTCGGTGGGGAGACGAGCTGCTCGAGGTCATGTCACGAGCGACCCGCTGAAGCACCGGGCCATCGCGGCGGGGCGCCGGCTGCCTCGGAAAGGTCAGCGGGCGTGCAGTCTCGCCTGCTCGCTCCGCTCGCGGTGTGCCTTGAGCTCCGCGAACTTCTCCACCCCCACCGAGATGAACAGCCCCTCGGCCTCGGCGCACAGTCGCTCCCCGGCGTACAGCTCCCCCCGGGTGAAGATCTTGCGGCCCTCGACGCGCAATAGCTCGCCGATGAAGCGCAGCTCGGTGTGCAACGGGGTCGGGCTGCGGTAGACGATCGTGAGCGTGCCGGTCATGCCCGGAGCGCCCGACAGCGACTGCGTAGCGCCCAGCACCTCGTCGAACGCCCCCGCCACGTACCCACCGTGCACGCAACCGGGTGGCCCCTCGTAGGCGGAGCCGAACACCACCCGGCCGTGCACCTTGCCCTCGATCTCCTGTAGGTAGATCGGCGGCGCGAGCGGGTTGGCCCGCCCGATGAAGGGGCTGTGCTCGAACGAGGCGTGCGGGTCACCGCCCGCGTTGGCCGCCTCGGCGAAGCCCTCGTAGCGGGTGCCTTCGCGCAGGTGGTCGAACGTCAGGGCCACCCGCGCCAGCTGATCGGCAGCTTCGATGATCGCCTCGGTGGGGGCCGCAGTGGCGACCAGGCGCTCGATGATGATCCGCATGGAGTCCGCCAGCCGCCGCATCTCCACCCGGCGGGTGTCCATCTCCGAGACCGGGGGCTCCTGCCAGCGGCTGTACAGCGCGGATCGCAAGGCTTCGGCCGCGGAGGAGGCACCGGGGGACACCCGCTCGCCGGTCGGATCATGGATGGGGTCGTCGGTCACCCCGACATGGTGGCCCGGCCGGTGCTCAGAGGGCGAGATCGACCACCACCGGCGCGTGATCCGACGGCGACCTTCCCTTGCGGGCGTCACGGTCGATGCGCGCCTCCGTGACCCTGGCTGCGAGCGACTCCGCCGCCAGCACCAGGTCGATGCGCATCCCCTTTCCCTGGTGGAAGTGACCGGCGCGATAGTCCCACCAGGAAAACACCCCGCCCTCGGGATGCTGATCCCGGAACACGTCCCGCAAGCCCGTTGCCATCAGGCGACCCAGCGCGGCCCGCTCGGGCGGGCTCACGTGCGTGGCGCCCACGAACGCCTCCGGATCCCAGACGTCGCGGTCGTCGGGGGCGACGTTGAAGTCCCCGCAGAGCACCAGGTCGGCGCGCCGGCGCTCGCGTGTCTCCACCACCGAGGCGAGTCGGTCCAGCCAACGGAGCTTGTACTGGTAGTGCCCGCTGCCCACCGCCCGCCCGTTGGGCACGTAGCAGCTCGCGACCCGCAGCGGCCCGCACGTCGCCCACAGCAACCGGGCCTCGGCGTCTTCCGGCGCCCCGTCGCCGAAGCCCGCGACCACGTCCTCCAACCCCACCCGGCTCAGGATCGCCACCCCGTTCCACCGACCCTCCCCGTGATGGGAGCTCTCGTAGCCCAGGGCGTGGAACGCCAACCCCGGGAACGCCGCGTCGGACATCTTCGTCTCCTGCAGGCACACCACATCCGGCTGGTTGGCGACGATCCATTCCTCCACCCGGGCGAGGCGCGCCTTGAGCGAGTTGACGTTCCAGGTGGCCAGTCGCATCGCCCGGCAGCCTAGGCGTGGTGTTCGGGTCCACCGGGAGGGGTGCCACGCCGCGAAGACCTTCCCTCTCAGTCAACTCTTTCGGGACCTTCGACCGTGCTCACCGTGCACGCCGGTCGCTACCGTTGCGCCGGAACGGGGGAACGATGGCCGACGCCCGCAACTTCACCAGGATGCAGCGCTTCTGGTCCTGGCTCGCCGTGTGGCTCGGTAAGCACGCAGGCTTGGTCACCCTCGGCGGGCTGTTGCTCACCCTCCTGCTCGGCTACGGCACCACGAAGCTGCAGTTCGCCACCGGCCAGGACAGCTACCTCAACCCCAACGACCAGATCGCCATCGACAACATCGCCTACCAGGACCTCTTCGGTGGCCAGGCGATGCTGGTGATGCTGACCGCAGACGAGGGCACCACCATCGACCAGATGATGAGCCCGGCCAACATCCGCGAGCTCGACCGTATCCAGCGGGAGCTGGAAGCCAGGCCAGACCTCGTCACCGCGGTGATCACCCCGGTCACCGCCCTGCAGTGGAGCGAGAACCTGCTCACCCGCCGCCCCGACGGCCAGCCTACGACCAGCCCGACCGACAGCGCGGTGGGCCAGGCCACCCTCGCCGCGCTGGAGCGGGAGCCGACCGAAGCCGGGCGAGCCGCCCGCCAAGCGGACTCCCTCCAGACGCTCGCCCGTCTCGACGCCATCCCCGCCGACCAGCGCACCCTCGACAACCCCGCCTGGGTCGACCTGCTGCTCTACGACAACCAGGGCGACATCCGGCGGGCCCAGCAAGCCGTGTTCACGGACCGGCAGCACGCCTTCATCGTGGTGCGCCTGGTGGGCAACGCCTCGATCGACGTGGAGGGAGAGGGCAGCGTCTTGGTGCGCGACGTGATCGAGGGGGCCAGCCTCGAAGGCGGTTCGGCCACGGTCACCGGCGCACCAATCCTGCTCAAGGACATCAACGACTACCTCACCGGCGGGATGCTCCAGCTCGGGGCCATCGCGGTGGTGATCATGGCCGTCATCCTGCTGGTGACCTTCGACGTGCGCTGGAAGCTCTTGCCGCTCGCCGTGATCCTGGTGGGTGTCGTGTGGGCGTTCGGCCTCGCCGGCTACCTGGGCATCCCCCTCTCGCTGGTGACCATCGCCGGGCTGCCAATCCTGCTCGGCATCGGCATCGATTACGCCATCCAGATGCATGCCCGAGTCGAAGAGGAGGTCGTCATCGACCGGGACCCGCACCCGATCCAGGAGACGGCTCGCAACCTCGGGCCCGCCCTGCTCGGCGTGGTGCTGTACTCGGTGGCCGCCATGGCCGCCCTGCGGTTCGCCCTGGTGCCCATGATCCGGGCCTTCGGCCTGCTACTGGCCATCGGCATCGCCGTGGTGTGCCTGGCGAGCATCGTCCTGCCGCTCGCTGTGCTGGGGGCGCGCGAGTACCGCTCCCCCACCAAGGGGCGCGACTACCGCGAGGGACCCCTCTCCCGGTTCGTGGTGATGCTCGGAAACCTCCCCGCCTGGCTCGCCCCCGCCTTCGCGGTGGCGAGCATCGCCGTGCTGCTGGGCGGGGTGGCTGTCGAAGACCACATCAAGCTGCAGTCCGATCCCGTGCAGTGGGTCGACCAGAGCTCCCAGTCGATCCGCGACTACCGGCAGGTCGAGAACGAGACGGGATCCAGCTCCGAGCTGGGCATCTTCATCGAGAGCGACGACATCTTCTCCCAGGACACGGTCGAGTTCACCTGGCGGTACGCGAACGAGCTCCTGGCCACCCACGACGAGCTGCTCACCGCATCCAGCCTGGTCACGACCATCGGGTACGCGACCGAGGTCCCGGGCGCGACACCATTGGCCCCCCGGGCCGAGGACGTGCGGGCCGGCTATGCGCTCGCACCCCCCGACATCCAACGCTCGACCCTCAACCCCGAAGCCAACGCAGCCAACCTCATCTACCGCTACGCACCGACGAGCCTCGAGGCCCGTGCCGTGGTCCTCGACCAGATCAAGGCGCAGACCGATCCGCCACCCGGCGTGCGAGCGACCCCCTCCGGTCTGGCCACGGTGGGCGTCGGTCTGCTCCAGAACCTGCGAGCCAACCGGGTCCTGCTCACCTACCTGGCGATCCTCTTCGTCGGCGTGCTGGTCGCCCTGCGACTGCGCAGCATCATCCGCTCGCTGCTGACGTTGGTGCCCGTGCTGATCGCGGTCGGCGGGACCTCCCTCGCGGTGTGGGCCTTCGGCCTCCAGCTCAGCCCGATGACCGCCGTGGGCGGCCCGCTGGTCACCGCCGCCTGCGCCGAGTTCACCTCCTTGATGTTGTTGCGCTTCCTCGAGGAGCGGCGCCGCGGCTTCTGGCCCCGCCAGGCTGGACGGGTCGCATCGGCCCGCACCGGGCGAGCCTTCGTGGTCTCCGCCCTCACCACCATGACCGGCGTGGGGGTGATCGCCACCTCGCAGCTCCCCCTGCTGCGCGACTTCGGCATCGTCGTCGCGGTGAACATCACCGTGGCGCTGCTCGCGGCACTCATCGTGCTCCCTCCGCTGCTGGTGTGGGCCGACCAGCGCGGCTGGGTCTCCCGGGGCCAGATCCCCGACGACGTCCTGCGAGCCACCACACCGCGCCTTGCCGGCCGGCCCGAGCCGGAGGCGCTGCCCGACGAGGAGCGGGACCGCGAACCGTCAGCGCGCTGAGGGTTAAGGACCCAAACGCCCTGACCCGGCTTCCCACCGCTTCCCACCCTCACGGCGGCGGATACCGCGCCGGTAGGATCGAGTTCGTGGCCGGCCTGCCGCCCCCCAGCACGATCGGACCGAACGCCTGGCTCGTCGACGAGATGTACGAGCGCTACGTCGCTGATCCGAGCTCGGTGAGCGAGAGCTGGCGGGAGTTCTTCCACGACTACCAACCGATGAGCGCGGCCGGCGCCGATGGTGGGCGTGCGGCCCCCGAAACCACCGAACCAGCCCGCGGAGCCCCGCCCGCGGCGGGACCGCAACCGGAGGCGAGCGGCGGCGCCCCTCCGGGCGAGGCACTGCGCGGCGCGGCGGCCCGGATCGCGGCAAACATGCGGGCCAGCCTGGAGGTACCCACCGCCACCAGTTTCCGGGACGTTCCGGCCCGGCTGCTCGAAGTGAACCGGTCCATCATCAACGGCTACCTCGAGCGCAAACAGCTGGGGAAGGTGTCGTTCACCCACCTGATCGGCTACGCGGTGGTGCGGGCGATCTCCGATTCGGTGCCGGCGATGAACTCCAC encodes:
- a CDS encoding ATP-dependent DNA helicase UvrD2 yields the protein MDARHLLDGLNESQHRAVTSPAQPLCVLAGAGSGKTRVLTRRIAWRAATGELDPRHVLALTFTRKAAGELTQRLRRLGLRDAVAAGTFHAVAFGQLRQRWADRGIRPPELLDRKVAFVARLLPAGVGGGTTALDVVGEIEWAKARLVEPAGYVGAVRAAGRRPSVDPAVVAEAFDRYEQEKHRKRLVDFDDLLRLCRRDLLRDPEFARAQRWRFRHLFVDEFQDVNPLQHALLDAWCGERADLCVVGDPNQAIYGWNGADPGLLDAFADRHPGTEVVRLTDNYRSTPQILAVANALLPSKGQAGALRAHRPDGPVPLVRSFPHERAEAAGIARAVRDHHHPGARWASQAVLVRTNAQIALLEEAFRAARVPFRVRGNGALLDQPDVKARLRELHQTARELATAIADLEVAAAELRAADDDASAERAGNVEALVQLARDYAALDPAGSVEGFLAWLRTTTRADQPDVVGDAVEIATFHAAKGLEWPIVHIAGLEQGLVPIAHARTPAALAEERRLLYVAVTRAEQQLLCSWAEHRTYGERTVPREASPYLEAITATCERLRHGPRRTRPTTRSPAPAARDRSGPRSRTTPSRADLDGPGAELLDVLKAWRAAQAKAAAVPAYVIFHDRTLEALAATRPRTHAELLALPGIGPVKVSRWGDELLEVMSRATR
- a CDS encoding PaaI family thioesterase, with the protein product MTDDPIHDPTGERVSPGASSAAEALRSALYSRWQEPPVSEMDTRRVEMRRLADSMRIIIERLVATAAPTEAIIEAADQLARVALTFDHLREGTRYEGFAEAANAGGDPHASFEHSPFIGRANPLAPPIYLQEIEGKVHGRVVFGSAYEGPPGCVHGGYVAGAFDEVLGATQSLSGAPGMTGTLTIVYRSPTPLHTELRFIGELLRVEGRKIFTRGELYAGERLCAEAEGLFISVGVEKFAELKAHRERSEQARLHAR
- a CDS encoding exodeoxyribonuclease III, with product MRLATWNVNSLKARLARVEEWIVANQPDVVCLQETKMSDAAFPGLAFHALGYESSHHGEGRWNGVAILSRVGLEDVVAGFGDGAPEDAEARLLWATCGPLRVASCYVPNGRAVGSGHYQYKLRWLDRLASVVETRERRRADLVLCGDFNVAPDDRDVWDPEAFVGATHVSPPERAALGRLMATGLRDVFRDQHPEGGVFSWWDYRAGHFHQGKGMRIDLVLAAESLAARVTEARIDRDARKGRSPSDHAPVVVDLAL
- a CDS encoding efflux RND transporter permease subunit, encoding MADARNFTRMQRFWSWLAVWLGKHAGLVTLGGLLLTLLLGYGTTKLQFATGQDSYLNPNDQIAIDNIAYQDLFGGQAMLVMLTADEGTTIDQMMSPANIRELDRIQRELEARPDLVTAVITPVTALQWSENLLTRRPDGQPTTSPTDSAVGQATLAALEREPTEAGRAARQADSLQTLARLDAIPADQRTLDNPAWVDLLLYDNQGDIRRAQQAVFTDRQHAFIVVRLVGNASIDVEGEGSVLVRDVIEGASLEGGSATVTGAPILLKDINDYLTGGMLQLGAIAVVIMAVILLVTFDVRWKLLPLAVILVGVVWAFGLAGYLGIPLSLVTIAGLPILLGIGIDYAIQMHARVEEEVVIDRDPHPIQETARNLGPALLGVVLYSVAAMAALRFALVPMIRAFGLLLAIGIAVVCLASIVLPLAVLGAREYRSPTKGRDYREGPLSRFVVMLGNLPAWLAPAFAVASIAVLLGGVAVEDHIKLQSDPVQWVDQSSQSIRDYRQVENETGSSSELGIFIESDDIFSQDTVEFTWRYANELLATHDELLTASSLVTTIGYATEVPGATPLAPRAEDVRAGYALAPPDIQRSTLNPEANAANLIYRYAPTSLEARAVVLDQIKAQTDPPPGVRATPSGLATVGVGLLQNLRANRVLLTYLAILFVGVLVALRLRSIIRSLLTLVPVLIAVGGTSLAVWAFGLQLSPMTAVGGPLVTAACAEFTSLMLLRFLEERRRGFWPRQAGRVASARTGRAFVVSALTTMTGVGVIATSQLPLLRDFGIVVAVNITVALLAALIVLPPLLVWADQRGWVSRGQIPDDVLRATTPRLAGRPEPEALPDEERDREPSAR